From Priestia filamentosa, a single genomic window includes:
- a CDS encoding (2Fe-2S)-binding protein codes for MSNKESVVICRCEEVTYGQLQTTANEHKCTARELKLRTRAGMGFCGGRTCRLTLDRIIESVIPEVLSSEIPLKYQPPIRPVTFGTVGGNQ; via the coding sequence ATGTCTAACAAAGAGAGCGTTGTTATTTGTCGCTGTGAGGAAGTTACTTATGGGCAACTTCAAACAACAGCAAATGAACATAAATGTACAGCGAGAGAATTGAAATTAAGAACAAGGGCAGGTATGGGTTTTTGTGGCGGTCGTACATGCAGGCTAACCTTAGATAGGATTATCGAAAGTGTCATTCCTGAGGTGTTATCTAGTGAGATTCCATTAAAATACCAGCCCCCGATTCGACCAGTAACGTTTGGAACAGTAGGTGGAAATCAATGA
- a CDS encoding NAD(P)/FAD-dependent oxidoreductase, whose amino-acid sequence MIDVIVIGGGPAGLAGAIACASFGLKVKVIDEFIKPGGRLLGQLHQEPSGEWWNGIKESERLHQEAKRLSVDICCGVSVYNLEKEEHLWNVHTSSGTLEAPFVLVATGAAEYPIPLPGWTLPGVMSIGAAQVMTNVHRVQVGKKGIIIGANILAFAILNELQLAGIKVDRVILPEKSPLSQKAGEPEAVMKSLLNAAHLAPSPLLRIGSHVMKNNRMRKIGLNFYPKNGMKVSGTPLQLRKAALEIIGKDRVEGIRAADIDANGNVIAGSETIYEADFVCIAGGLYPLAELAAVAGCPFQYIPELGGHVPHHSETMETPLDGLFVAGNITGIESGKIAMAQGTTAGLSIAKYAGKKSETIDQQLQQAIQNVRTVRRQATIQFNPKIDSGRNKMRELWGSLYFSTQR is encoded by the coding sequence ATGATTGATGTAATTGTAATTGGAGGAGGGCCAGCGGGGTTAGCAGGAGCTATTGCCTGCGCGAGCTTTGGTCTCAAAGTAAAAGTTATTGATGAGTTTATAAAGCCAGGTGGCCGTTTGCTTGGACAACTTCATCAAGAACCTTCTGGTGAATGGTGGAATGGCATTAAAGAATCAGAACGACTCCATCAAGAAGCGAAAAGATTATCGGTCGATATCTGTTGTGGTGTATCCGTTTATAATTTAGAAAAAGAAGAACACCTATGGAATGTGCATACAAGTTCAGGTACGCTGGAAGCACCATTTGTATTAGTAGCCACTGGAGCCGCGGAATACCCTATTCCGCTACCAGGCTGGACCCTTCCCGGTGTCATGTCAATCGGTGCGGCTCAAGTAATGACGAATGTCCACCGCGTCCAAGTTGGCAAAAAAGGGATCATTATCGGAGCAAATATTTTAGCATTTGCGATCTTAAATGAATTACAACTAGCCGGAATTAAGGTTGATCGGGTGATACTTCCAGAAAAAAGTCCCCTTAGCCAAAAAGCAGGTGAACCAGAGGCGGTTATGAAATCACTTTTAAATGCAGCTCATCTAGCTCCATCGCCATTATTACGCATTGGGAGTCATGTCATGAAAAATAATCGAATGAGAAAAATCGGTTTGAACTTTTATCCCAAAAATGGCATGAAAGTGAGCGGGACCCCTCTCCAGCTCCGTAAAGCTGCCCTTGAAATCATAGGCAAGGATAGGGTGGAAGGAATTCGTGCTGCTGATATTGATGCTAATGGTAATGTTATTGCTGGATCTGAAACGATTTACGAGGCAGATTTTGTCTGTATAGCAGGAGGATTATATCCGCTGGCAGAGCTTGCTGCCGTGGCTGGTTGTCCATTTCAATACATTCCAGAACTTGGCGGCCATGTGCCCCATCATTCAGAGACGATGGAAACCCCTCTTGATGGGTTATTTGTAGCGGGGAATATCACCGGTATTGAAAGTGGTAAAATTGCTATGGCCCAAGGAACAACTGCAGGCTTGTCAATCGCCAAATATGCTGGGAAAAAGTCAGAAACCATTGATCAGCAATTACAACAAGCAATACAAAATGTTCGTACTGTTCGAAGGCAAGCTACCATCCAGTTTAATCCTAAGATTGACAGCGGAAGGAATAAAATGAGGGAGCTATGGGGGAGTCTCTATTTTTCAACGCAAAGATAG
- a CDS encoding helix-turn-helix domain-containing protein: MDDLIGFKIKELRKDRKLTLKQISEKTNLSISFLSQVERLKSSITLESLKKISDALNVNPGYFFSESEKKAKSTIIRNSLSELNSRPSSFIYKDLSENIENPLFAPLLVMLKPGENRGSSYSHQGQEFLYVLEGTLTVLIDDEEHDLHPLDCIYLDSATPHNWINHTDADVKFLCVSSNPI, translated from the coding sequence ATGGATGATTTAATCGGATTTAAAATAAAAGAGTTGCGAAAAGATCGAAAACTAACGCTAAAACAAATATCAGAGAAAACTAATCTTTCTATCAGTTTTTTATCACAAGTAGAACGTTTAAAATCCTCTATTACACTTGAATCATTAAAAAAGATTTCTGACGCACTTAATGTCAATCCAGGCTACTTTTTTTCAGAGTCAGAGAAAAAGGCTAAGTCGACCATTATACGGAACTCTTTAAGCGAGTTAAATAGTAGACCGAGTAGCTTTATTTATAAAGACTTATCTGAAAATATAGAAAATCCACTTTTTGCTCCTTTGTTAGTTATGCTCAAACCGGGTGAAAATAGAGGAAGTTCGTATTCACATCAAGGCCAAGAGTTTCTTTACGTTTTGGAAGGTACTCTTACTGTCCTTATTGATGATGAAGAACATGATTTACATCCTCTTGACTGTATTTATTTAGACTCAGCTACCCCACATAATTGGATTAACCACACTGATGCCGATGTGAAATTTTTATGCGTTTCCTCTAATCCTATCTGA
- the dapA gene encoding 4-hydroxy-tetrahydrodipicolinate synthase translates to MAKFNGVYVALVTPFTKDYQVDYVRLTELCNWLIEQGVDGLVPGGSLGEYATLTAEERAKLVETVIEAANGRVPVLVGSGAPSTAQSVKWVQHAKEHGAAGIMALPPINYKPLENEIIEHYKALSEVGLPIVAYNNPKDYPTDLTPDLLAEISKFENVVGVKEFSGDVRRMQEILEKTDLEVMVGVDDLALEGALVGATGWISGVPNALPKEGVELFHLGREGKVKEALKLYKRLLPLFRYDASPQLVQSIKYMMELAGKPVGSTRPPRLPLSKEQYQKIEEAFHYSKRLTV, encoded by the coding sequence ATGGCAAAATTCAATGGAGTTTATGTGGCACTTGTTACCCCTTTTACGAAAGATTATCAGGTAGATTATGTTAGATTAACAGAACTATGTAATTGGTTAATTGAACAAGGAGTAGACGGACTCGTTCCAGGGGGATCATTAGGGGAATATGCTACTCTTACAGCTGAAGAGAGAGCAAAATTAGTAGAAACTGTAATAGAAGCGGCTAATGGTCGAGTGCCTGTTTTAGTTGGTTCAGGTGCACCGTCAACTGCTCAGTCTGTAAAATGGGTACAGCATGCAAAAGAACATGGTGCAGCAGGTATTATGGCTTTACCTCCAATCAATTATAAACCTCTAGAGAATGAAATTATTGAACACTACAAAGCACTATCTGAAGTTGGGCTTCCAATCGTTGCATATAACAATCCAAAAGACTATCCTACGGATTTAACTCCTGATTTACTAGCTGAAATTTCGAAGTTCGAAAATGTAGTTGGTGTCAAAGAATTTTCAGGTGATGTCCGTCGTATGCAAGAAATCTTAGAAAAAACGGATCTTGAAGTAATGGTTGGAGTAGATGATCTTGCTCTTGAAGGAGCTCTAGTTGGAGCTACAGGCTGGATTTCCGGTGTTCCAAATGCCTTACCAAAAGAAGGTGTAGAATTATTTCATCTAGGAAGAGAAGGAAAAGTAAAGGAAGCACTTAAGCTGTATAAGCGTCTTTTACCTCTTTTTCGTTATGATGCTAGTCCTCAACTAGTTCAATCTATTAAGTACATGATGGAACTCGCTGGTAAACCAGTAGGATCTACACGTCCACCTCGTTTACCATTAAGCAAAGAACAGTATCAAAAAATAGAAGAGGCTTTCCATTATTCTAAGAGATTAACTGTTTGA
- a CDS encoding sigma-54-dependent Fis family transcriptional regulator: protein MVFSLPSVKELIMNVSFDRSHIERKNGEFYYRSTAKTDELLCKTVDENESLSTLIEAFSHHSAVVILDSNKKPVGCITASRMIRFLYNYYNQLKAFYKTIIQTSDASVTVIDANENVCTWTEGAEKIFSVTRQDIMGQPITDFFDYKKLEILQSLYKGKSIVGHYHQPRSDLFVLINSNPVYLEGEIIGAVVSETDVTNQVALNEKLFNMSNEVHRLEQEVAKYKDSSDPFHSIKGKSSALQRTVNLARKVCSVKSTVLILGESGVGKEVFAKAIHEASEEPNAPFISINCGAIPASLFESELFGYERGAFSGANSKGKKGKIELAKGGTLFLDEIGEMPLEMQVKLLRVFQERRYYRVGGEKEIDINFRLIAATNRDLHELMKEGKFREDLYYRLNVVSLHIPPLRERKEDIIELTHYFLNDFSLSYQRPIHEFPPEVIQEMLRYDWPGNIRELRNIVERLIVFATDGVIKREYLPFNTSNISFESTLKNASSVIIENDSTILPLQEEMNQYEKKIIERALQILNGNKVECAKQLGITRATLYNRLKRLGIN from the coding sequence ATGGTATTTTCATTACCGTCAGTAAAAGAACTAATAATGAATGTATCGTTCGATAGGAGTCACATTGAACGAAAAAACGGCGAATTTTATTATCGTTCAACAGCCAAAACAGATGAACTTCTATGTAAGACCGTAGATGAGAACGAGTCATTGTCTACATTAATAGAAGCATTTAGCCACCATTCGGCAGTTGTTATTCTAGATTCAAACAAAAAACCTGTAGGCTGTATAACTGCTTCCCGAATGATTCGTTTTCTTTATAACTATTACAATCAATTGAAAGCATTTTATAAGACTATTATTCAAACTTCAGATGCCTCAGTTACGGTTATTGATGCCAACGAGAACGTTTGCACATGGACGGAAGGAGCGGAAAAGATATTCTCGGTTACCCGTCAAGATATAATGGGGCAGCCTATTACTGACTTTTTCGATTACAAAAAATTAGAAATTTTGCAATCCCTGTATAAAGGAAAAAGTATTGTAGGTCATTACCATCAGCCTCGATCTGATTTATTTGTCTTAATTAACTCTAATCCTGTTTATTTAGAGGGAGAGATTATCGGTGCAGTCGTCTCAGAAACAGATGTCACGAATCAAGTAGCACTTAATGAGAAGTTATTTAACATGTCCAACGAAGTACATCGTTTAGAACAAGAAGTAGCGAAGTATAAGGATTCATCTGATCCCTTTCATTCCATTAAAGGAAAGAGTTCTGCCTTACAAAGAACAGTGAACTTGGCTAGAAAGGTGTGTTCTGTTAAATCTACAGTTTTAATACTAGGGGAGAGTGGGGTGGGGAAAGAAGTGTTTGCTAAAGCTATTCATGAAGCGAGCGAAGAGCCAAACGCACCTTTTATTTCAATTAATTGCGGTGCAATACCAGCCTCTTTATTTGAAAGTGAATTGTTCGGGTATGAGCGCGGCGCCTTCTCAGGGGCTAACAGTAAAGGAAAAAAAGGAAAAATAGAATTAGCAAAAGGAGGCACATTATTTCTTGATGAAATAGGTGAAATGCCACTCGAAATGCAAGTAAAGCTTCTACGGGTATTTCAAGAGCGGAGATATTATCGTGTTGGAGGAGAGAAAGAAATCGATATCAATTTTCGTCTCATTGCGGCTACAAATCGTGATTTACATGAACTAATGAAAGAAGGGAAGTTTCGGGAAGATTTATATTACCGCTTAAATGTAGTCAGTCTACACATTCCTCCTTTAAGGGAGCGGAAAGAAGATATTATTGAATTGACTCACTATTTTTTAAATGATTTTTCATTAAGCTATCAACGCCCTATTCACGAATTTCCTCCAGAGGTAATCCAGGAAATGCTTCGTTATGATTGGCCTGGCAATATTCGCGAACTTCGCAATATCGTTGAACGGCTTATCGTATTTGCGACAGATGGCGTAATAAAAAGAGAATATTTGCCCTTTAATACAAGTAATATCAGCTTTGAAAGTACTCTAAAGAATGCATCTAGTGTAATTATAGAAAATGACTCCACGATACTACCGCTCCAAGAAGAAATGAATCAATATGAGAAAAAAATAATTGAAAGAGCATTACAAATTCTAAATGGAAACAAAGTAGAATGTGCTAAGCAACTCGGTATCACAAGAGCTACTTTATATAATCGATTGAAGCGGCTTGGCATAAATTAA
- a CDS encoding MFS transporter, producing the protein MNYRNKTVVASVAGLTLEGMDIMFISFAMSMIVADFNIDLATGGFISSITNIGMLIGGIIFGILADRFGRVRIFTYTIILFAIGTALTGLAANIEQVYLFRFIAGLGAGGEYGIGMALVAEAWPKNKQGRASSYVSVGAQFGVILAALLSAIILPTLGWRALFIVGVLPVIFAFIVRKNLNESPEWLAAVKTEKVVNKPKKVNLLQLFDTPRTAITTITLVVMATVQIAGYNGLMIWLPSMLQQSQGLSVSGSALWTISTAVGMIIGMLIFGRFMDRFGAKRAFGVFLLASASAVFLYSYAEGGAGVLIGGAIVGFFSNGMFAGYGALISSYYPVHIRSTATNTIFNFGRAIGGLSPILVGYILQSYDMTVAMTYLAALYCLSLAFMLTLKKREFNSNNGV; encoded by the coding sequence TTGAATTATCGTAATAAAACAGTTGTGGCCTCTGTAGCAGGCTTAACATTAGAAGGCATGGACATCATGTTTATCTCTTTTGCCATGTCAATGATTGTAGCGGATTTTAACATTGATTTAGCAACTGGAGGATTTATTTCTTCAATCACAAATATTGGCATGCTTATTGGTGGAATCATTTTTGGGATTTTAGCAGATAGATTTGGCCGGGTGCGAATTTTCACTTATACGATTATCTTATTTGCAATAGGGACAGCCTTAACGGGATTAGCAGCAAATATTGAACAGGTTTATTTATTTAGATTTATTGCAGGACTTGGAGCTGGAGGAGAATATGGAATTGGTATGGCTCTCGTTGCAGAGGCTTGGCCTAAGAATAAACAAGGGAGAGCTTCCTCTTATGTAAGTGTAGGTGCTCAATTTGGTGTTATTCTTGCAGCGTTGCTTAGTGCAATTATTCTTCCTACCTTAGGATGGAGAGCCTTGTTTATCGTTGGAGTGCTTCCTGTTATTTTTGCCTTTATTGTGCGAAAAAATTTAAACGAATCTCCAGAATGGCTAGCAGCAGTAAAAACAGAAAAAGTTGTCAATAAGCCGAAAAAAGTTAATTTACTTCAGCTATTTGACACTCCTAGAACAGCTATAACAACCATTACTTTAGTCGTTATGGCAACAGTTCAAATTGCAGGTTATAATGGATTGATGATTTGGCTACCATCTATGCTTCAACAATCCCAAGGTTTATCTGTTTCAGGCTCAGCGCTCTGGACCATTAGTACAGCTGTTGGAATGATTATAGGAATGCTGATCTTTGGACGATTCATGGATCGATTTGGTGCAAAACGTGCTTTTGGAGTTTTTCTTTTAGCTTCAGCCTCGGCTGTATTCTTATATTCGTACGCTGAAGGTGGCGCAGGAGTGTTAATTGGCGGTGCAATCGTAGGTTTCTTTTCAAATGGAATGTTTGCTGGGTACGGGGCATTAATAAGCAGTTATTATCCAGTTCATATTCGTAGTACGGCCACGAACACAATTTTTAATTTTGGTAGAGCAATCGGAGGATTATCACCCATTCTCGTTGGATATATTTTGCAAAGCTACGATATGACAGTAGCTATGACCTACTTAGCAGCACTATATTGTCTATCTTTAGCCTTTATGCTTACTCTTAAGAAAAGAGAATTTAATAGTAATAATGGAGTCTAG
- the gucD gene encoding alpha-ketoglutaric semialdehyde dehydrogenase GucD produces the protein MTVSTKAKTYLNHINGEWVSSLNEQVEASSNPANKNEIVGYTQKSIKEDLEKAIKAAHGAKKSWRKMGQAERGQFLFKVANILEENLDEIAETMTKEMGKTLPEAKGETARGVAILRYYAGEGMRKDGDVIPSSDKDALMFTRRTPLGVVGIITPWNFPVAIPIWKIAPALVYGNTVVFKPATEAAVTAAKVVECFDRAGLPKGVLNFITGSGSIIGQQLIDHPLLDAITFTGSESVGERVAKSASSRGIKFQLEMGGKNPVIVTKDANLDGAVEAVISGGFRSTGQKCTASSRVIVENEVYDSFVEKLVQETKKITVGNGLKEGIWMGPCASESQFNTVRKYIELGREEGATLITGGEILTGEEFDKGFYVTPAIFGNVQPEMKIAQEEIFGPVIALLRATNLEEAIEVANNTRYGLSASIFTSNISSLLEFIDDIDAGLVRINAESAGVELQAPFGGMKASSTGSREQGEAAKEFYTAIKTVFIKG, from the coding sequence ATGACTGTAAGTACAAAAGCAAAAACATATTTAAATCATATAAATGGTGAATGGGTAAGTAGCTTAAATGAACAAGTAGAAGCGAGCAGCAATCCTGCTAATAAAAACGAAATTGTAGGCTATACCCAAAAATCAATAAAAGAGGATTTAGAAAAAGCCATTAAAGCAGCGCATGGAGCTAAAAAGTCTTGGAGGAAAATGGGGCAGGCAGAAAGAGGTCAGTTTCTATTTAAAGTAGCAAACATTCTTGAGGAAAATTTGGATGAGATTGCTGAAACGATGACAAAGGAAATGGGAAAAACACTTCCCGAAGCAAAAGGAGAAACAGCTAGAGGTGTTGCAATCCTTCGGTACTATGCTGGTGAAGGGATGAGGAAAGATGGAGACGTTATCCCTTCTTCTGATAAGGATGCCCTTATGTTTACGAGACGGACTCCACTTGGTGTTGTTGGCATTATTACCCCTTGGAACTTTCCAGTTGCTATTCCAATTTGGAAGATTGCTCCTGCTCTTGTGTATGGAAATACAGTCGTATTTAAGCCAGCAACCGAAGCAGCGGTGACAGCTGCAAAAGTAGTAGAATGTTTTGATAGAGCAGGGCTTCCAAAGGGGGTATTGAACTTTATTACAGGTTCTGGATCTATAATAGGTCAGCAGTTGATTGACCATCCACTTTTAGACGCTATCACATTTACAGGGTCTGAAAGCGTTGGTGAGAGAGTAGCAAAATCTGCATCATCACGTGGTATTAAATTTCAATTGGAGATGGGGGGGAAAAACCCTGTCATTGTGACAAAAGATGCCAATTTAGATGGAGCAGTTGAAGCAGTAATCAGCGGTGGTTTTCGTTCAACAGGTCAAAAATGTACAGCATCAAGTCGTGTCATTGTAGAAAATGAGGTTTACGATTCATTTGTAGAAAAACTCGTTCAGGAAACAAAGAAAATCACTGTAGGAAACGGTCTTAAAGAAGGAATTTGGATGGGACCGTGCGCTAGCGAAAGTCAATTTAATACCGTGAGAAAATATATCGAATTAGGAAGAGAGGAAGGTGCCACTCTCATCACTGGTGGAGAGATATTAACTGGTGAAGAATTCGACAAAGGTTTTTATGTAACGCCTGCTATTTTCGGAAACGTACAACCAGAAATGAAAATTGCTCAAGAAGAAATTTTTGGACCCGTTATTGCCCTTCTTCGAGCAACCAATTTAGAAGAGGCCATTGAAGTTGCCAACAACACAAGGTATGGATTAAGCGCGTCCATTTTTACATCTAATATTAGTTCTTTACTTGAATTTATTGATGATATTGACGCTGGTCTAGTTCGAATCAATGCGGAAAGCGCAGGGGTAGAACTTCAAGCACCATTTGGTGGAATGAAAGCATCTAGTACTGGATCACGCGAACAAGGAGAAGCAGCGAAAGAATTCTATACTGCTATTAAAACTGTATTTATTAAAGGATAA
- a CDS encoding proline racemase family protein, with the protein MRAQKVFTTIDTHTGGNPTRTLISGLPELVGKTMSEKMLYMQKKYDWIRKLLMNEPRGHDVMSGALLTDPCHPEADIGVIYIETGGYLPMCGHDTIGVCTALIESGLIPVQEPVTSLKLDTPAGLIEVDISVENGKAKEVSFCNIPAFLLKKVSIDVEGIGSIDADIAYGGNFYAIIDAKSVGLDLIPENASTIIEKAINIRNTINGKTEIIHPQYSFIRGLTHVEFFTEPTHEEADVKNTVIVPPGGIDRSPCGTGTSAKLAVLYSNQKISIDEDFVHESIVGSLFRGRILETTDVEGHEAVVTRITGSAWLMGLHQFFYNEEDPLKEGFLLIPPMQHETEDVK; encoded by the coding sequence ATGAGAGCACAAAAAGTCTTTACAACAATTGATACACATACGGGTGGCAATCCAACGAGGACGCTGATTAGTGGTCTTCCGGAACTAGTAGGAAAAACCATGTCGGAGAAAATGCTTTACATGCAAAAGAAGTATGACTGGATCCGCAAGCTTTTAATGAATGAACCACGGGGTCATGATGTTATGTCTGGTGCTTTGTTAACCGATCCGTGTCATCCAGAGGCAGATATTGGCGTAATTTACATAGAAACCGGTGGATATCTGCCAATGTGTGGTCATGATACGATTGGTGTATGTACTGCTTTAATTGAATCAGGATTAATTCCTGTCCAGGAGCCGGTTACTTCATTAAAGTTAGATACGCCTGCTGGCCTTATTGAGGTAGATATTTCCGTTGAAAATGGAAAAGCAAAAGAAGTATCCTTTTGCAATATTCCAGCCTTTCTTTTAAAGAAAGTTTCCATTGATGTTGAAGGAATTGGAAGTATCGATGCTGACATTGCATATGGTGGAAACTTTTATGCGATTATTGATGCTAAATCCGTTGGTTTGGATTTAATTCCAGAGAATGCTTCCACAATAATCGAAAAAGCCATCAACATTCGAAACACTATTAATGGAAAAACAGAAATTATTCACCCCCAATATTCATTTATTCGAGGGTTAACTCATGTTGAATTTTTCACTGAACCAACTCATGAAGAAGCAGATGTAAAAAACACAGTGATTGTCCCTCCAGGAGGAATTGATCGTTCTCCATGTGGAACAGGTACCTCTGCTAAATTAGCCGTGCTATATAGTAATCAAAAAATTTCAATTGATGAAGATTTTGTTCATGAAAGTATTGTTGGTTCCCTATTTAGGGGACGTATATTGGAAACAACAGATGTAGAAGGACATGAAGCTGTAGTGACTAGAATCACAGGATCTGCTTGGTTAATGGGATTGCATCAATTCTTCTACAATGAAGAAGATCCACTTAAAGAAGGGTTCTTGCTTATTCCCCCAATGCAACATGAAACGGAGGACGTGAAATGA
- a CDS encoding (2Fe-2S)-binding protein → MSRILDHPILGSLDSRERISFRFDGVTYEAYKNETIAAALLANGIRKLRVHEDSGTPRGIYCNIGHCLECRVTVNNQKNVRACLTIVEKDMIVESGKRHPNIVRGMVEKQ, encoded by the coding sequence ATGAGTAGAATATTGGATCATCCTATTCTAGGCAGTTTAGATAGTAGAGAACGTATTTCTTTTCGATTTGATGGAGTTACATATGAAGCCTACAAAAATGAAACAATTGCTGCTGCTCTTTTAGCAAATGGAATTAGAAAACTCCGTGTTCACGAAGATAGCGGAACACCTAGAGGTATTTATTGCAACATCGGTCATTGCTTGGAGTGTCGGGTAACAGTTAATAATCAAAAAAATGTCAGAGCTTGCTTAACTATTGTAGAAAAAGACATGATTGTTGAAAGTGGAAAACGTCATCCAAATATTGTGAGAGGGATGGTGGAAAAGCAATGA
- a CDS encoding NAD(P)/FAD-dependent oxidoreductase, translated as MRHCDVLVIGGGIIGCSIAYYASKYGRDVTIIEKGEFVSGTSSRCDGNILAIDKDPGFDSQMSLFSQELVDTLSRELEHPFEYRAPGSILVCESDEEMEAAQKWVNRQKAAGLPFRMLDRQDIKQESPFFADDLLGGLECATDSTVNPYLLAFSLLKEAKKLGAKVFKHTEVLEIKKQNSSSFTVETTNGVFTADHVVNAAGVWAPRIGKMLDLSIPIEPRKGHIIVASRQEHVGARKVMEFGYLISKFGGQRCVDPLTEKYGVALVFEPTESQNFLIGSSREFVGFNTKVNNEIIKCIANRAIRFYPKMADMMVIRSYAGLRPWTEDHLPIVSRVDKIPNYYIAAGHEGDGISLAAVTGKIVEELINKKETSIPIEPLSFNRFKERVLGR; from the coding sequence GTGAGACACTGTGACGTTTTAGTAATTGGTGGAGGAATTATTGGCTGTTCAATAGCCTATTATGCTTCTAAATACGGTAGAGATGTAACCATAATTGAAAAAGGAGAATTTGTTAGTGGCACGTCTTCACGATGTGACGGCAATATTTTGGCGATTGATAAAGACCCGGGTTTTGATAGTCAAATGTCGTTATTTAGCCAGGAGTTAGTAGATACATTAAGCAGAGAATTAGAGCACCCTTTTGAATACCGAGCTCCAGGAAGCATTCTTGTTTGTGAGTCAGACGAAGAGATGGAAGCAGCCCAAAAATGGGTTAACCGTCAAAAAGCCGCTGGTTTACCATTTCGAATGCTTGATCGTCAGGATATTAAGCAGGAGTCCCCCTTTTTTGCAGATGACTTATTAGGCGGATTAGAATGTGCTACTGACTCCACGGTTAACCCTTATCTACTAGCCTTTTCTCTTCTCAAGGAAGCCAAAAAATTAGGAGCCAAAGTCTTCAAACATACCGAAGTTTTGGAGATTAAAAAACAAAATAGCAGTTCATTTACTGTAGAAACGACTAACGGAGTGTTTACTGCAGATCATGTCGTCAATGCAGCCGGGGTATGGGCTCCTCGAATAGGAAAAATGCTCGATCTTTCGATACCGATTGAACCGAGAAAAGGACATATTATCGTTGCCTCAAGACAAGAACACGTGGGAGCTCGGAAAGTAATGGAGTTTGGTTACCTCATTTCTAAGTTTGGTGGACAGCGTTGTGTTGATCCACTAACTGAAAAATACGGGGTAGCACTTGTCTTTGAACCAACGGAAAGTCAGAACTTTTTAATTGGAAGCAGCAGAGAATTCGTTGGTTTTAATACAAAAGTAAACAATGAGATCATCAAATGTATTGCTAACAGAGCAATCCGCTTTTATCCGAAAATGGCAGATATGATGGTAATTCGTTCATATGCAGGGCTGAGACCATGGACGGAAGACCATTTACCTATCGTTTCGCGGGTGGACAAGATTCCAAACTATTATATTGCTGCTGGTCATGAAGGTGATGGAATCAGCTTAGCAGCAGTAACAGGAAAAATAGTAGAAGAATTAATTAATAAAAAAGAAACGTCTATTCCTATTGAACCGCTTAGCTTTAATCGTTTTAAAGAAAGGGTGTTGGGTCGATGA